CAAATTGCATTTTGTTTCAAATAATTTAACACCAAAGGATTTGATTGGTTCAAGTCGGGCATTGAGGGAACAAACCAGCCATCTAAACATACTTTTTTATCAAATTCAGAGGCGTTGATGTCGGTGATTGTTGATCTTTTATGATTGGTTTGCGTATAATTATCAAATTGATGTACCCAGTCTTTTGTTGGCAAGTCTTTCATCATCCAATGTTCAATTCCCCAATGATTGGTTACATAGTCCATGACTAATTTCAAATCTTTTTTATGCATTTCTGATGACAGACGAACATAATCTTCATTGGTTCCATAACGAGGGTCAATTTTATAAACATCAGATTGCGCATAAGTATGATAAGAGAAAGCGGGGTCATTATCCTCACAAAGTGGTGTACTCCATATTGCTGTTGCTCCCAGCGATGAAATGTAGTCTAAATTGTTTATAATACCTTGTATGTCTCCTCCATGTCTTCCACCAGGTAAATCACGATTGTATTTTTCGACAGTGTTGTCGTTACTGTCATTGTCCGGATTTCCATTAGCAAAACGATCGGGCATTAATAAATATAACATATCAGAGGCATCAAAACTTTTGCGTTGAGCAGAGTTTTCACGTCTTTTTTTGATGGAATATTTTTGAGTAAATAGTTCTTTGTTGTTGCTTTTAAAGCTAAAAACTAAATCGGTAGAAAGTGTTTTTTGTGTGTCAATAGTCACAAAAATATAGTTGGGATTTTCTGTTCTTTTGACATTGATTATTTTGGTTTCATTTGAAACGGTGACTTGATATTTAGCTATGTCTTTGCCATAAAACATAATCTGTAAATTTGGATTATGCATTCCCGCATACCAAAATGGAGGTTCGATTTTATCGATTTGAGCATTTATGGATAGGGACATAAAAAAAAGGAATAGGGTTATTTTTTTTATAAAAGCTTTGTTTTTTGACTGCGTGTAACCAAATTTATTCATATTTAAGGATATTTTGAACATTATTGAAATTATTTTATGGTAGATGGTTAGAAAAGTAGGATTACTAAAGAAGTATTAGTTTAAATTAAACAATCCCAATAAAATTGGGATTGTTTGTAGGCAAATTAGCCTTTTCTAAGAGAAAGAATTATCTACAAGTTCTTTACAATTAAATTGTTATAGAGTAGGGGAAACAACAACTGGTTTGCCATTTACGATTATTGTCAATTCCTTTGTTCCATCTACTGAAAAAGTGGTTTGATTGTGATTGATAGCCACTTTTAGAATTTGATTTCTGAAATTTATTTTAAAGGAGTACCCTTTCCATTCTTTTGGAATTTTTGGAGAAAAGTGCAGCGTGTCATTTTTTACTCGCATTCCGCCAAATCCTTCTACGATACTCATCCAGGTACCGGCCATTGATGTAATATGACACCCTTCTTCTACTTCTTTGTTGTAATCATCTAGATCTAGTCGCGATGTTCTTAAGTAGAATGTATATGCCATTTCCATTTTGTCAAGGGAAGCCGCTTGAATGGAATGAACACAAGGCGAAAGAGAGCTTTCATGTACTGTGAACGATTCGTAAAACTCAAAATTACGTTTCAGTTCCTCTTTAGAGAAATGCTCTTCAAAGAAATAGAAACATTGTAATACATCGGCTTGTTTGATATAAGGAGAACGCAATACTCTGTCCCAAGACCATTTTTGATTGATGGGGCGTTGCGATTTGTCTAAGTCTTTTACAGGAACAAGATCTTTATCTAAAAAGCAATCTTGTTGCAAGTAGATTCCTAGTTCTTCTGATTTTGGGAAATACATATTTCCTGCTACTTTCTTCCATTCTTGCAATTCAGCATCAGATAATTTTACTTTCTCAATAATACGTTTATGATCTGATGGGTATTCTAAAGAAACTTTTTGAATTTGTTCTTGCGCATAATCAATACACCATTTAGCAATATAATTGGTGTAGAAATTATTGTTGATGTTGTTTTCATATTCATTAGGACCTGTAACTCCTAGAATAACATATTGATTTTTGTCTTTGGAGAAATTTGCTCTTTGATGCCAAAAACGAGCGATACCTATTAATACCTCTAATCCTTTTTCTGGGATGTAAGAATAATCGCCAGTAAAACGGTAGTAATTGAAGATTGCAAAAGCGATAGCCCCATTTCTATGTATTTCCTCATGCGTAATTTCCCATTCATTATGGCACTCTTCACCATTCATGGTAACCATCGGGTATAATGCTGCACCATCTTTGAATCCAAGGTTTTTCTCGGCATTCTCAATTGCTTTATCCAGTTGATTGTAACGGTACGTCAATAAGTTTCGAGCTACTTGTTGGTCTTTGGTCGCCATATAAAATGGAATACAATACGCTTCAGTATCCCAATAGGTTGATCCTCCGTATTTTTCTCCAGTAAATCCTTTTGGACCGATGTTTAATCGGCTGTCTTTACCTAAATAAGTTTGGTTCAATTGGAAAATATTAAATCGGATACCTTGTTGCGCTTTCACGTCACCGTCAATAGTAATATCTGACATTTCCCAAATTTTTGCCCAAGCATCAATTTGATCTTGTAACAATTGATCGTACCCTTTTGTTAAAGCAAGTTGGATTGTTTTTTCGGCTGCTGTAAAAGTATTTGTATGATTTAAAGAAACGGTATATCCCCCTATTTTTTGAATAGATGATTTTTTGCCTTGAGCGACAATAACAGCATAACTACTTTGAATTTTGTCTGTACCTGTTTCAAAGTTGCTAGGTGAAATATTTAAGTTTCGACCATTTTCTAAGATGCTGTTTTGCATAAAAGTGGTCACTTTGAAATGTGTTTTGAAGGTTTGTGCTGTAACAAAAGCTTCGTTGCCTACATGTTTTACTTCAAGTGGCTCCCAGAATTTTTCATCCCAGTTGGCGTCCTCATTTGTTACACCTGCATCGATGTACGGTTTGTAAACTATTTTTGCGTCTTTATTTAATGGCGTAATTTCATAATT
The Flavobacterium sp. WC2421 genome window above contains:
- a CDS encoding glycoside hydrolase family 13 protein, whose product is MNKFGYTQSKNKAFIKKITLFLFFMSLSINAQIDKIEPPFWYAGMHNPNLQIMFYGKDIAKYQVTVSNETKIINVKRTENPNYIFVTIDTQKTLSTDLVFSFKSNNKELFTQKYSIKKRRENSAQRKSFDASDMLYLLMPDRFANGNPDNDSNDNTVEKYNRDLPGGRHGGDIQGIINNLDYISSLGATAIWSTPLCEDNDPAFSYHTYAQSDVYKIDPRYGTNEDYVRLSSEMHKKDLKLVMDYVTNHWGIEHWMMKDLPTKDWVHQFDNYTQTNHKRSTITDINASEFDKKVCLDGWFVPSMPDLNQSNPLVLNYLKQNAIWWIEYANVDGFRVDTYNYSDPKGIASWTKAITDEYPNFNIVGEIWMQSQAQMAYWQKDSKIGAIQNFNSNLPSVMDFTLHDAIETVFNEDDGNWNKGMVKMYDNFTEDFLYPNPNNIMVFAENHDTSRFNELYNNDFNKYKMAMALIATVRGIPQLYYGSEIGMRGDKNKGDADIRQDFPGGWKNDENNAFIKEGRTDWQNQYFDFTSKLFNWRKTNEAVHFGKMTHYIPEHNVYVYFRYTENKTVMIVMNNSKEDHTIKTDRFQENIKTHKTGKDILTDHSYDLSNEININSKSVLILELE
- a CDS encoding glycoside hydrolase family 65 protein, with the translated sequence MNQDYIKPDNWSIIEEGFDSESVKSSESLFSIGNGAMGQRANFEENYTGPTFQGSYIAGIYYPDKTKVGWWKNGYPEYFAKVLNAPNWIGIDIEINGENLDLNTCVEVNHFRRELNMKEGWYNRSFEAKLKNGTEIAVNVRRLLSLDLDEVGIINYEITPLNKDAKIVYKPYIDAGVTNEDANWDEKFWEPLEVKHVGNEAFVTAQTFKTHFKVTTFMQNSILENGRNLNISPSNFETGTDKIQSSYAVIVAQGKKSSIQKIGGYTVSLNHTNTFTAAEKTIQLALTKGYDQLLQDQIDAWAKIWEMSDITIDGDVKAQQGIRFNIFQLNQTYLGKDSRLNIGPKGFTGEKYGGSTYWDTEAYCIPFYMATKDQQVARNLLTYRYNQLDKAIENAEKNLGFKDGAALYPMVTMNGEECHNEWEITHEEIHRNGAIAFAIFNYYRFTGDYSYIPEKGLEVLIGIARFWHQRANFSKDKNQYVILGVTGPNEYENNINNNFYTNYIAKWCIDYAQEQIQKVSLEYPSDHKRIIEKVKLSDAELQEWKKVAGNMYFPKSEELGIYLQQDCFLDKDLVPVKDLDKSQRPINQKWSWDRVLRSPYIKQADVLQCFYFFEEHFSKEELKRNFEFYESFTVHESSLSPCVHSIQAASLDKMEMAYTFYLRTSRLDLDDYNKEVEEGCHITSMAGTWMSIVEGFGGMRVKNDTLHFSPKIPKEWKGYSFKINFRNQILKVAINHNQTTFSVDGTKELTIIVNGKPVVVSPTL